The following coding sequences are from one Paenibacillus sp. JDR-2 window:
- a CDS encoding helix-turn-helix domain-containing protein produces MLHLSTDSYIKLPPIAKIVCEPNWRWQRREKPMANYDLFYVWSGEGEVEVNGTAYPVGKGSCFLFRPGDHTSATHNPQKPLVLTYIHFDVREPVQFVPERYRKLTDTVDFEYLLSRYVRLFLVETYAAEEEALLVLKQLMIHLLREDREMPVERKGSNQLTEAIQEVANYVKQHPSVAHRVEDLAMRAQLSPRYFSVKFKEMIGMSVQSYMIRTRIERAQHLLMYEGMNVTEVADALGYRDIFFFSRQFKQYTGRSPSEIR; encoded by the coding sequence ATGCTGCACTTATCTACGGATTCGTACATTAAATTGCCGCCTATTGCCAAAATCGTATGTGAACCAAACTGGAGATGGCAGCGGCGTGAAAAGCCGATGGCGAATTATGATTTATTTTATGTATGGAGCGGTGAAGGGGAAGTGGAAGTTAACGGAACAGCGTATCCGGTAGGAAAAGGAAGCTGTTTTTTGTTCCGGCCGGGTGACCACACGAGCGCTACCCATAATCCCCAAAAGCCCCTTGTCCTTACTTATATCCATTTTGACGTGCGCGAGCCTGTGCAGTTTGTGCCTGAACGTTACCGGAAGCTAACGGATACGGTTGATTTCGAATATTTGCTCTCCCGGTATGTCCGGCTGTTTCTCGTTGAGACATACGCGGCGGAGGAAGAGGCATTGCTGGTGCTTAAGCAGCTGATGATCCATCTGCTGCGCGAGGACCGGGAGATGCCGGTTGAACGCAAAGGAAGCAACCAACTGACCGAAGCGATTCAAGAGGTTGCCAATTACGTGAAGCAGCATCCAAGCGTAGCTCACCGGGTCGAAGATTTGGCGATGCGCGCCCAGTTGTCTCCGCGGTATTTTTCCGTAAAATTTAAAGAAATGATCGGCATGTCGGTACAATCGTACATGATCCGGACACGAATTGAGCGGGCCCAGCATCTGCTGATGTATGAGGGCATGAACGTGACGGAGGTCGCGGATGCGCTTGGCTACAGGGATATCTTCTTCTTCAGCAGACAGTTCAAGCAATATACGGGCCGCAGCCCATCCGAAATCCGTTAA
- the asd gene encoding archaetidylserine decarboxylase (Phosphatidylserine decarboxylase is synthesized as a single chain precursor. Generation of the pyruvoyl active site from a Ser is coupled to cleavage of a Gly-Ser bond between the larger (beta) and smaller (alpha chains). It is an integral membrane protein.): MMGWLFQAMTELSSRKWISRLTGRFAQSKASRGWIPRFASMYNIKIEEAEKPLEAYSTLNEFFTRRLKPGSRIIHEEATALISPVDALITGAGPIKAGTIVNVKGQDYTIEELLNRSPRTELYRDGYYIVLYLSPTDYHRIHTPVDGQIVEREHVPGKVYPVNDFGLRRMRRVLSRNERLITYIKHAGGETAVVKVGAMNVSSIRYVEPIRDKAVKGGELAYFEFGSTVVLLMENDTFIPRQDLAPGLKVRMGEMLGKLIEE, from the coding sequence ATGATGGGATGGTTGTTTCAAGCCATGACGGAGCTTAGTTCGCGCAAATGGATATCCAGACTGACCGGCCGCTTTGCGCAATCGAAGGCAAGCCGCGGATGGATTCCGAGATTCGCCAGCATGTATAACATCAAAATCGAAGAAGCGGAGAAGCCGCTGGAAGCATACAGCACGTTAAACGAATTTTTCACGAGGCGCCTAAAGCCGGGCTCCCGGATCATACATGAAGAGGCTACTGCACTTATAAGTCCGGTAGACGCCTTGATTACAGGGGCAGGACCGATCAAAGCCGGAACGATTGTTAATGTAAAAGGACAGGATTATACGATTGAGGAGCTGCTTAACCGCTCTCCGCGAACAGAGCTTTACCGCGACGGGTATTACATCGTATTGTACTTGAGTCCAACCGATTACCACCGCATACATACACCCGTAGACGGACAAATTGTCGAGCGCGAGCATGTTCCGGGCAAGGTATACCCGGTTAACGACTTTGGCCTTCGCCGTATGCGCCGTGTCCTCAGCCGGAATGAAAGACTGATTACCTACATCAAGCATGCAGGTGGAGAAACGGCCGTCGTCAAGGTTGGCGCCATGAACGTCAGCAGCATTCGTTATGTGGAGCCCATCCGGGACAAGGCTGTAAAAGGCGGAGAGCTCGCCTACTTCGAATTCGGCTCAACGGTGGTACTGCTCATGGAGAACGATACCTTCATTCCGCGGCAGGATCTTGCGCCCGGGTTAAAGGTACGGATGGGCGAGATGCTTGGGAAGTTGATTGAGGAGTAA
- a CDS encoding glycosyltransferase family 4 protein — translation MSPVKVAFVTPGAYPIPSGNSSSVERVVEKFVPLLRPSVEPRIYGKIGRKLPRRSLVHDVVCERFHAAKRSAYVANVGLALKKFGPQIIQVENRPTYVIKLRRSNPKAKIWLNLHSSTYISPRHISESQLRKSFALADRIIVNSEFLRGLILKKVPEARTKLRVVYPGVETRRFQSRYTAEGETARRHHRERKGLVHRKVVVFLGRLIPLKGVHHLLAIMPKLIKVHPDLLVVIVGSPFYGSHRTTAYSRKLIKMGERYKKHVRFVPYVPYSEVPGWFMAADIAVMPSGKREAFGLVNVEAMATGLPVIATRAGGMQEIIQDGETGFLINQKEIKTELTAKLLLLLHNAALRRQMGVKSRQRVEQLFTWEHTAKRWLKIQRNEVDTRCHENPELCDENIDPESDTQQVQEKVHEDGQMISYEMGYSNHKPYTPEDGS, via the coding sequence ATGTCGCCTGTGAAAGTGGCATTCGTTACGCCTGGAGCCTATCCGATCCCATCGGGAAATAGCAGCTCTGTCGAACGGGTTGTTGAAAAATTCGTTCCTCTGCTGCGTCCTAGTGTTGAGCCTCGTATTTACGGGAAAATCGGGCGCAAATTGCCCCGCCGGAGCCTTGTTCATGACGTCGTATGCGAAAGATTCCATGCTGCCAAACGTTCAGCTTATGTTGCGAACGTAGGACTTGCTTTAAAGAAATTCGGTCCGCAAATTATACAGGTCGAGAACCGGCCGACTTATGTTATAAAGCTGAGGCGTTCCAATCCTAAAGCCAAAATATGGCTAAATCTTCATTCCTCCACTTATATAAGTCCGCGACATATCTCCGAGTCGCAGCTCCGCAAGAGCTTTGCTCTAGCGGACCGGATTATTGTAAACAGCGAATTTCTGCGCGGTCTGATTCTTAAAAAGGTGCCGGAAGCCAGAACGAAGCTACGCGTCGTATATCCGGGAGTGGAGACAAGACGCTTCCAGTCCCGCTATACGGCGGAAGGGGAGACCGCGCGAAGACATCACAGGGAGCGTAAAGGTCTGGTTCACCGAAAAGTAGTCGTTTTCCTCGGCAGGCTGATTCCGCTTAAGGGTGTGCATCATTTGCTCGCCATTATGCCAAAGCTGATCAAGGTCCATCCGGATCTTCTTGTTGTGATTGTCGGAAGTCCATTCTACGGATCACACCGTACAACGGCATATTCGCGCAAGCTGATAAAGATGGGTGAGCGGTACAAGAAGCATGTCCGGTTCGTGCCTTATGTGCCTTACTCGGAAGTTCCTGGCTGGTTCATGGCCGCCGACATTGCCGTAATGCCTTCGGGAAAGCGGGAAGCGTTTGGACTTGTGAATGTCGAGGCGATGGCAACGGGTCTTCCGGTTATAGCCACGCGTGCTGGCGGAATGCAGGAAATTATTCAGGACGGAGAGACCGGTTTTCTCATCAATCAGAAAGAAATTAAGACCGAGCTGACTGCCAAGCTCCTGCTTCTGCTCCATAATGCGGCGCTGCGCCGACAGATGGGGGTAAAGAGCAGACAGCGGGTGGAGCAGCTGTTCACATGGGAACATACGGCGAAGCGGTGGTTAAAGATTCAACGAAATGAAGTGGATACGAGATGCCATGAGAACCCGGAGTTATGTGATGAAAACATAGATCCGGAGTCGGATACTCAGCAAGTGCAGGAAAAGGTTCATGAGGATGGGCAGATGATAAGTTACGAAATGGGCTATTCGAATCACAAACCTTATACCCCGGAGGACGGCAGTTAA